ACAATCCCGTTACTCGTAAATAAACGAACAAACGCAGGAAAAGCATTGAATAAATCTGGTACAACTGTTACACCTAAGCCAACACCAACCGCACAAGCAATAATTAGCAAGTTCTCTTGGGAAGTAAAATTAACTTTTCCAAGCATCTTAATGCCTTGCGCGACAACCATGCCAAACATCGCGACCATCGCACCACCGAGCACTGGCGTTGGAATAATCGTGGTCACTGCCCCAATTTTAGGAATTAAACCAAGGACAATAAGGAAACCAGCTGCCGCATAAATCACTTTACGTGTCTTAATGCCAGAAAGCTGAACCAGTCCAACGTTTTGCGAGTAAGCCGTATATGGGAATGTATTAAATACCCCGCCAAGCATAATCGCAAGCCCTTCCGCCCGGTAACCGCGAGTTAAATCTTTTTGCGATAATTTGCGTTCAGTAATATCAGATAAAGCGAAATATACTCCGGTCGATTCTACCATACTGACAAGCGCAATTAAAATCATCGTAATAATCGCCGGCCACTCAAAAGTCGGTGTGCCAAAATAAAACGGTTTCGGCATATGGAACCAACTTGCTTCACTCACCGGTCCAAATGAAATCCCTTTGTAAAGCGCCGCAAAAAGCGAACCACCGACAAGACCAATTAACACTGCAATTGCCTTCGAAAAACCTTGCCCAAAACGATACACTAAAATAATTAACAGTAACGTCCCGAAACCAAGACCAAGATTATACATCGAACCGAAATCTTTTGCCCCAGCCCCGCCAGCAAGATTATTAATCGCCACTGGAATAAGCGTTAAACCAATCACTGTCACAACTGAACCAGTCACAACAGGAGGGAAAAATCGAACAACTTTGGAGAAAAATGGTGCTATTAATAATACAAAAAGTCCTGAAATAATAATCGATCCGTAAATCGCGCCAATACCCATATCCTGGCCAATCAAAATAATTGGCGCAATGGCTTGAACCGCACATCCAAGTACAACCGGCAAACCAATCCCAAAGAAGCGATTAACCGTCAGTTGTAGCAATGTTGCAATCCCGCACATAAAAATATCAATCGACACTAAGTATGTCATTTCTTCTCCGTTAAAACCTAGCGCCCCACCAATTAACAGTGGCACGATAACTGCTCCAGCGTACATCGCTAAAACATGTTGAAATCCTAAAGCTGCAATTTTCCCTTTACCTAACATGTATTCCTATTCCTCCTCTAAAAATAAGATTTCTTCGTTTTCAAGTGAGGCAATTCGTGCTAGTGAATAAACTGGAATCCCTGTTTTATCTAATAATTCGCGACCTTGTTGGAAAGATTTTTCAATCACAATCCCAATACCCGCGACTTTTGCTCCGGCAAGCTCCGCAATTTCAAGTAAACCTAAAGCCGCCTGACCATTTGCAAGAAAATCATCAATGACTAAAATCGTGTCATCCGCTGTTAAAAATTGTTTCGACACGGAAATATCATTCGATT
This portion of the Listeria cossartiae subsp. cossartiae genome encodes:
- a CDS encoding nucleobase:cation symporter-2 family protein — its product is MLGKGKIAALGFQHVLAMYAGAVIVPLLIGGALGFNGEEMTYLVSIDIFMCGIATLLQLTVNRFFGIGLPVVLGCAVQAIAPIILIGQDMGIGAIYGSIIISGLFVLLIAPFFSKVVRFFPPVVTGSVVTVIGLTLIPVAINNLAGGAGAKDFGSMYNLGLGFGTLLLIILVYRFGQGFSKAIAVLIGLVGGSLFAALYKGISFGPVSEASWFHMPKPFYFGTPTFEWPAIITMILIALVSMVESTGVYFALSDITERKLSQKDLTRGYRAEGLAIMLGGVFNTFPYTAYSQNVGLVQLSGIKTRKVIYAAAGFLIVLGLIPKIGAVTTIIPTPVLGGAMVAMFGMVVAQGIKMLGKVNFTSQENLLIIACAVGVGLGVTVVPDLFNAFPAFVRLFTSNGIVAGSVTAIALNIIFNMIPHRKDKKATNPEPQHAE